The following proteins are encoded in a genomic region of Ictalurus punctatus breed USDA103 chromosome 15, Coco_2.0, whole genome shotgun sequence:
- the tardbpa gene encoding TAR DNA binding protein, like isoform X1 — protein METCYIRVAEDENEEPMEIPSEEDGTVLLSSVAAQFPGACGLRYRNPVSQCMRGVRLVEGVLHAPEADWGNLVYVVNYPKDNKRKMDEMDAASAVKIKRGIQKTSDLIVLGLPWKTSEQDLKEYFSTFGEVIMVQVKRDAKTGNSKGFGFVRFTDYETQIKVMSQRHMIDGRWCDCKLPNSKYFMEQAGLDEPMRSRKVFVGRCTEDMTADDLRQFFMQYGEVTDVFIPKPFRAFAFVTFADDQVAQSLCGEDLIIKGTSVHISNAEPKHNNSRHMLDRARFGGFGQGFGGSRSHSSNVNFGALSLNPAMMAAAQAALQSSWGMMGMLANQQGQTAASGTTAAGQTAGSRDQGQGYSAAGSNYNATSSASLGWGANNAASSGGFSSGFGSSMETKSSWGM, from the exons ATGGAAACGTGTTATATCCGTGTGGCTGAGGATGAAAACGAGGAGCCAATGGAAATTCCCTCCGAGGAGGACGGGACGGTGCTGTTGTCCAGCGTGGCGGCGCAGTTTCCAGGCGCGTGCGGCCTGCGATACCGGAATCCGGTGTCTCAGTGCATGCGGGGAGTGCGCTTAGTGGAGGGAGTGCTGCATGCACCGGAGGCCGACTGGGGCAACCTGGTGTACGTAGTCAACTACCCAAAAG ACAATAAAAGAAAGATGGATGAAATGGATGCTGCTTCTGCTGTGAAAATTAAGAGGGGCATTCAGAAGACTTCAGACTTGATTGTTCTTGGGTTGCCATGGAAAACATCTGAGCAAGACCTGAAAGAGTATTTCAGCACATTTGGAGAGGTGATAATGGTACAG GTTAAGAGAGATGCAAAAACAGGAAATTCTAAAGGATTTGGCTTTGTAAGGTTTACAGACTATGAGACACAGATTAAAGTGATGTCCCAGCGGCATATGATTGATGGGAGATGGTGTGACTGCAAGCTCCCCAACTCAAAG TACTTCATGGAACAGGCTGGGCTAGATGAGCCTATGCGGAGTAGGAAAGTGTTTGTGGGCCGATGTACTGAGGACATGACTGCTGATGACCTCAGGCAGTTCTTTATGCAGTACGGTGAAGTCACCGATGTCTTCATTCCTAAGCCTTTCCGAGCATTCGCCTTTGTCACTTTTGCCGATGACCAG GTTGCCCAGTCTCTGTGTGGTGAGGACCTGATCATCAAGGGCACCAGCGTACACATCTCTAACGCAGAGCCTAAGCACAATAATAGTAGGCACATGTTGGATCGTGCTCGTTTTGGGGGGTTTGGGCAGGGCTTTGGTGGTAGTCGCAGTCATAGCAGCAATGTGAATTTTGGGGCTCTTAGCTTAAACCCAGCCATGATGGCAGCAGCCCAGGCAGCCCTCCAGAGCAGCTGGGGAATGATGGGTATGCTCGCCAATCAGCAGGGTCAGACGGCTGCCTCTGGTACCACTGCAGCCGGTCAAACAGCAGGTAGCAGAGATCAGGGCCAGGGCTATAGCGCGGCCGGCAGCAATTATAATGCCACCAGCTCAGCTAGTCTCGGGTGGGGTGCGAATAACGCAGCCTCCAGCGGTGGCTTTAGCTCTGGCTTTGGCTCCAGTATGGAGACCAAGTCTAGTTGGGGAATGTAA
- the tardbpa gene encoding TAR DNA binding protein, like isoform X2 — protein METCYIRVAEDENEEPMEIPSEEDGTVLLSSVAAQFPGACGLRYRNPVSQCMRGVRLVEGVLHAPEADWGNLVYVVNYPKDNKRKMDEMDAASAVKIKRGIQKTSDLIVLGLPWKTSEQDLKEYFSTFGEVIMVQVKRDAKTGNSKGFGFVRFTDYETQIKVMSQRHMIDGRWCDCKLPNSKYFMEQAGLDEPMRSRKVFVGRCTEDMTADDLRQFFMQYGEVTDVFIPKPFRAFAFVTFADDQVAQSLCGEDLIIKGTSVHISNAEPKHNNIHHLFSHFPGRSASLAAMFERSQYQYPSSHV, from the exons ATGGAAACGTGTTATATCCGTGTGGCTGAGGATGAAAACGAGGAGCCAATGGAAATTCCCTCCGAGGAGGACGGGACGGTGCTGTTGTCCAGCGTGGCGGCGCAGTTTCCAGGCGCGTGCGGCCTGCGATACCGGAATCCGGTGTCTCAGTGCATGCGGGGAGTGCGCTTAGTGGAGGGAGTGCTGCATGCACCGGAGGCCGACTGGGGCAACCTGGTGTACGTAGTCAACTACCCAAAAG ACAATAAAAGAAAGATGGATGAAATGGATGCTGCTTCTGCTGTGAAAATTAAGAGGGGCATTCAGAAGACTTCAGACTTGATTGTTCTTGGGTTGCCATGGAAAACATCTGAGCAAGACCTGAAAGAGTATTTCAGCACATTTGGAGAGGTGATAATGGTACAG GTTAAGAGAGATGCAAAAACAGGAAATTCTAAAGGATTTGGCTTTGTAAGGTTTACAGACTATGAGACACAGATTAAAGTGATGTCCCAGCGGCATATGATTGATGGGAGATGGTGTGACTGCAAGCTCCCCAACTCAAAG TACTTCATGGAACAGGCTGGGCTAGATGAGCCTATGCGGAGTAGGAAAGTGTTTGTGGGCCGATGTACTGAGGACATGACTGCTGATGACCTCAGGCAGTTCTTTATGCAGTACGGTGAAGTCACCGATGTCTTCATTCCTAAGCCTTTCCGAGCATTCGCCTTTGTCACTTTTGCCGATGACCAG GTTGCCCAGTCTCTGTGTGGTGAGGACCTGATCATCAAGGGCACCAGCGTACACATCTCTAACGCAGAGCCTAAGCACAATAATA TTCACCACCTCTTTTCCCATTTCCCTGGAAGAAGCGCTTCGTTGGCCGCAATGTTCGAGCGATCTCAGTATCAGTACCCTTCTTCCCATGTGTAA
- the sst6 gene encoding somatostatin 6: MALGGRINLYQAVDSPMFTMRVLLSLIPLLFVAWSANNADALPVQDKLPNSNEVLTKEQKDFMTQFLANLAELNMTIKDLETMDHEQLSKLSERAAFGLPPAREKSQCNFFWKTFSSC, from the exons ATGGCTCTGGGTGGCAGAATAAACCTTTACCAGGCAGTAGACAGTCCCATGTTCACGATGAGAGTGCTTCTGAGTCTGATCCCTCTGCTGTTCGTCGCATGGAGCGCAAACAACGCTGACGCACTGCCTGTACAGGACAAACTGCCAAACAGCAACGAG GTACTGACAAAAGAGCAGAAGGATTTTATGACACAGTTTTTGGCCAACCTTGCTGAATTGAACATGACCATCAAAGACCTGGAGACCATGGACCATGAGCAGCTGAGTAAACTGAGTGAGAGAGCTGCTTTTGGCCTGCCACCTGCTCGAGAGAAATCCCAGTGCAACTTCTTCTGGAAGACTTTCTCTTCATGTTAA